A genomic segment from Gossypium hirsutum isolate 1008001.06 chromosome D04, Gossypium_hirsutum_v2.1, whole genome shotgun sequence encodes:
- the LOC121215912 gene encoding universal stress protein A-like protein isoform X2, with amino-acid sequence MEENKMEKKVMVAIDESECSHWALQWALENLGHAISASQLFIFNAQPLHNFAYLSASTYGAPPVDLINTVQENQKRLALALLEKAKGICANRGVDAETMTEVGDPKEKICEAVEKLNIELLILGSHGRGAIQRAFLGSVSNHCVHNAKCPVLVVRKPD; translated from the exons ATGGAGGAAAACAAGATGGAGAAGAAAGTGATGGTGGCAATAGACGAGAGCGAGTGCAGCCACTGGGCTCTCCAGTGGGCTCTTGAAAACCTCGGTCACGCCATCTCTGCTTCTCAGCTTTTCATCTTTAACGCTCAGCCTTTGCACAATTTTGCTTACCTCTCTGCTTCCACCTACGGTGCTCCTC CTGTGGATTTGATCAACACCGTGCAAGAAAACCAGAAGAGGCTCGCTTTAGCTTTGTTGGAGAAAGCCAAGGGCATCTGCGCCAATCGTGGG GTTGATGCAGAAACTATGACAGAAGTTGGGGACCCTAAAGAGAAAATATGTGAAGCTGTGGAAAAGCTCAACATTGAGTTGCTTATATTGGGAAGCCATGGTCGAGGAGCAATACAGAG GGCTTTTCTGGGAAGTGTCAGTAATCACTGTGTTCACAATGCTAAGTGCCCTGTTCTTGTGGTAAGGAAACCAGATTGA
- the LOC121215912 gene encoding universal stress protein A-like protein isoform X1, producing MEENKMEKKVMVAIDESECSHWALQWALENLGHAISASQLFIFNAQPLHNFAYLSASTYGAPPVDLINTVQENQKRLALALLEKAKGICANRGVDAETMTEVGDPKEKICEAVEKLNIELLILGSHGRGAIQRAFLGSVSNHCVHNAKCPVLVAITLKVTTTEFHFVGQTIAFGDELGEHVRKLGLFVNQ from the exons ATGGAGGAAAACAAGATGGAGAAGAAAGTGATGGTGGCAATAGACGAGAGCGAGTGCAGCCACTGGGCTCTCCAGTGGGCTCTTGAAAACCTCGGTCACGCCATCTCTGCTTCTCAGCTTTTCATCTTTAACGCTCAGCCTTTGCACAATTTTGCTTACCTCTCTGCTTCCACCTACGGTGCTCCTC CTGTGGATTTGATCAACACCGTGCAAGAAAACCAGAAGAGGCTCGCTTTAGCTTTGTTGGAGAAAGCCAAGGGCATCTGCGCCAATCGTGGG GTTGATGCAGAAACTATGACAGAAGTTGGGGACCCTAAAGAGAAAATATGTGAAGCTGTGGAAAAGCTCAACATTGAGTTGCTTATATTGGGAAGCCATGGTCGAGGAGCAATACAGAG GGCTTTTCTGGGAAGTGTCAGTAATCACTGTGTTCACAATGCTAAGTGCCCTGTTCTTGTG GCAATTACTTTAAAGGTTACCACTACAGAGTTTCATTTTGTTGGGCAAACAATTGCATTTGGCGATGAGTTAGGAGAGCATGTGAGGAAACTTGGACTTTTTGTGAACCAATAA